Below is a window of Zygosaccharomyces rouxii strain CBS732 chromosome C complete sequence DNA.
ACAAATCCCTTTTGAACACTGATCCTCATTCAAGTGACTATTTGTACCGTTTGAGAGATGAGCAAGAtatttacaatttgatcCTGCGTACACAACTATATTTGGAAGCTACTCTTCCGGAGGATAGTAAGGAGGCTTATTTGGCACGTCCATTTGTCAAGAGATTAGATCACATCTATTACAAACCAATTAAGTTGATTAGCATAATGGAATCTAATGCTTGGAAAGAGCTTCCATCAAATTGCTCCTCTCAATTCATATCTTACCCAGGTAACGCAGATCAAGAGTACGTGACTAAACTGGTACACACTCTTGCTGAAAGCTTACGTCAAAATAAGAGTGGTGGTCTGCGTAAACGTGCAGTCTTGTATCAAGTCTATTTCACCGCCTTCAACAACGAATTCAGTGCTGCTAAGGAAATGTTGATAAATTCAAAGGTTCAATCTCATATCAACAATTCAGATCCTTCGCTACAAATTTTGTTCAACAGAGTTGTCGTTCAATTGGGTCTAGCTGCTTTCAAACTTTGTCTCATTGAAGATTGtcatcaaattttgaatgaattgTTGTCGAGTTCACATTTGAGAGAAATTTTGGGTCAACAGACTTTACAAAGAATCACCGCTAACGTTGGTACTTCAAGTGCAGATGAACGTGAACAGTTATGTCTACCATTTCACCAGCACATTAACCTAGATTTAATCGATCTTGTCTTCATGACTTGTTCACTATTAATCGAAGTTCCTCAAATGACTGCATTCTATTCCGGAATTAAAGTCAAAAGAGTTCCCTACTCTCAAAAATCAATTCGTCGTGCCCTTGAGCATTACGACAAGTCTAGCTTCCAAGGCCCTCCAGAAAGTTTAAGAGACCACGTTTTGCACGCTGCAAAATGTATGCAAAAGGGTAACTGGCAAAAATCTGTTGAGTTCCTAAGAAGTGTACCCACTTGGTCTCTACTACCCAATGCTGATTATGTTTTGGATAACTTAACTGAAAAGGTCCAAATCGAATCCTTAAAAACTTACTTTTTCACCTACAAGAGATTTTACTCCAACATTTctattcaacaattttccaagctTTTCAGTTTGCCTGAGGAAAAGGTCCTAAATGTACTAGAATCTGTTATGAAAGAATACGCTATAAATGCCAAATTAAATGATGAGAAAACTTTTGTTGTAGTAGAGAAGGgagaagaaattaccaaGTTGGAAGAAGTCGCATTGAAGTTGAACAAAGAGGTTAAAATCGCTAAGGAACGCTTGAACCCTACTGGTCCACGTcgttaaaaaattgtttaaaatttctattATGCCTTTtgattcatttttttctccatCTCCAACTTCAAGGGCATTAATTTAATTGAGCCCATTAGTTTGTGTGTAGGTTCATTATCAGCTGCATACCTGTACATTATATCGCACAGTAAGGCTGTCTTTATATACATAAATTCAAGACAAGAAAATATACTTCATGTGCTAATTTTCACTCTTCCAATGTTTTAATCAAtcattttaaaattaaaagtACTAACCACTATTATACATTATTATACTATTTACTATTAAATTAAAGGTGTTTAGC
It encodes the following:
- the NIP1 gene encoding translation initiation factor eIF3 core subunit c (similar to uniprot|P32497 Saccharomyces cerevisiae YMR309C NIP1 Subunit of the eukaryotic translation initiation factor 3 (eIF3) involved in the assembly of preinitiation complex and start codon selection) yields the protein MSRFFAANYEYESGSSSSEEDLLSSASDEMLSSSDEEGGESDDSLFQEGSESESDVESDDSDSKPYGPDWFKKPEFRKGGPSGGNKFLKGASYSDSEESDDEGKKVVKSAKEKLLDEMQMVYNKIESASMINDWVTILSEFDNICRLLIRAQQQNYGTPNIFIKVLAQVEDTVASTSQQELKGKSASRAYNTTKQRVKKSARENETVLSKFRESPESFDKEPTVEVDATTVTTSGGETPTPIFGSKKSLNLSSVASASSEAGFFSALRIVIDSRGKKNVDQVALIKTLEELMDIAKTPYETIMAYLNLVPIRFDLSANLSYQPVDQWKSSYNDIVKLVTILEQNIDTYQLSELAPTNDFIEDQPEADGNGVRQILGSIFSFVERLDHEFNKSLLNTDPHSSDYLYRLRDEQDIYNLILRTQLYLEATLPEDSKEAYLARPFVKRLDHIYYKPIKLISIMESNAWKELPSNCSSQFISYPGNADQEYVTKLVHTLAESLRQNKSGGLRKRAVLYQVYFTAFNNEFSAAKEMLINSKVQSHINNSDPSLQILFNRVVVQLGLAAFKLCLIEDCHQILNELLSSSHLREILGQQTLQRITANVGTSSADEREQLCLPFHQHINLDLIDLVFMTCSLLIEVPQMTAFYSGIKVKRVPYSQKSIRRALEHYDKSSFQGPPESLRDHVLHAAKCMQKGNWQKSVEFLRSVPTWSLLPNADYVLDNLTEKVQIESLKTYFFTYKRFYSNISIQQFSKLFSLPEEKVLNVLESVMKEYAINAKLNDEKTFVVVEKGEEITKLEEVALKLNKEVKIAKERLNPTGPRR